Proteins co-encoded in one Strix uralensis isolate ZFMK-TIS-50842 chromosome 2, bStrUra1, whole genome shotgun sequence genomic window:
- the LOC141940114 gene encoding claudin-8-like codes for MACCVLQITGLIFGGVGMVGTLAATVMPQWRVSAYIDGNIVVFETIWEGLWMDCISQLGIRLQCKFYDSVLALPPTLEAFRALMCIAVILSIISFLMAIVGVKYTHRTKEDPQGISIFILAAGVSFLLTGILVMIPVSWTGGSIIHDFYDPKVPMPLKRELGAALYVGWVSTALLIAAGAMYCSFWCWADTSSKSRYPSLSRHRLHKPDFAGGPSLSVHAYV; via the coding sequence ATGGCTTGCTGTGTGCTACAAATCACTGGTCTAATATTCGGAGGTGTCGGCATGGTTGGGACTTTGGCAGCCACAGTTATGCCACAGTGGAGAGTTTCTGCCTACATTGATGGCAACATCGTGGTGTTTGAGACCATCTGGGAAGGACTGTGGATGGACTGCATCAGTCAGCTGGGCATCAGGCTGCAGTGCAAATTCTATGACTCTGTCCTGGCTCTCCCCCCTACCTTGGAGGCATTCAGAGCCCTCATGTGCATTGCAGTGATCCTGTCAATCATTTCCTTTTTGATGGCCATTGTTGGTGTGAAGTACACTCACAGGACCAAGGAGGATCCCCAGGGCATCAGTATCTTCATTCTGGCAGCtggagtttcctttctcctgacgGGCATCCTTGTTATGATCCCTGTGTCCTGGACTGGAGGTAGCATCATTCACGACTTCTATGATCCGAAAGTCCCTATGCCACTGAAACGAGAACTAGGAGCTGCTCTCTATGTGGGCTGGGTGAGCACTGCACTTCTCATCGCTGCGGGAGCAATGTACTGTAGTTTCTGGTGCTGGGCTGACACATCCTCAAAATCCAGGTATCCTTCACTTTCCCGTCACAGACTGCACAAACCTGACTTTGCAGGAGGGCCGTCCCTAAGCGTGCATGCCTATGTGTAG